The Candidatus Limnocylindrales bacterium nucleotide sequence GCCGCGCGAACGGACAGGGCGATCGGCTGCGATCGAGTCGTCTGATAGCTCGCTGTCTTCGGATCGAACCACGAATACTCGATGGCCGGGATCTCGCGCACGCTGGGGTCCACAACGCGCACGGTGGCTTCGAACTTCTTGGCGCCCTCTTCGAGCACGCCGCTGAGCGTGCTGTCGGGCACGCGGAACTGCTTGGGCGACAGGCCCGCCGACGAAAGCGGCGGCAGCGCCGCCGATTCGAGCGAGCCCGCGCCGCGAAGCGTCAGCGTCAGCTTCACCGGATCGCCCGCCTGCAAGACGGTGCGATCGGCGCTGACGTCGAGCGTGAAGCCCTCGCCGATGGCGCCGGCAAAGCTCGGCGGTCTTCCGGCAGCGGGGACCTGCTCGATGACGAGGGTGCGGGCGTCGGCGGTGACGCGCAGCTTGCGCGTCTGCGTGGGAACGCGCGAGCCGAAGAAATCGCGGCGCCAGCCGGTGGCCTCGTCCACCAGCAGCGTGGCCGCAGGCAGCGCGAAGGTGCCGGCGACGACCGGGATCATCGTGCGCGTGACGCTGCGGATCACCCACTGCTTGCCGCCTTCGTTGACCTGACGGACGTCCGCGGGAAAGTCGACGGCGCCGCCCGCGGTATTGACGTTGAGCACGATGCGCGAAGGCGGCCGCTCGGTGTCGATGAACTGGAACTCATTGGTCCGCTCGAACAGCGGCACGTGCATCGTCTGGTTGAAGAGGCGCTCGGCCAGGCCGCTCTCGGTCCACCACTCCACCGTCACCGGAACGCGCTCGCCGACGAAGATACGCTCCTGCGGAATGACCAGCCGGAAGCGCTGCCCCTGCGCCTCCGGCACCTCGCCGACGGTGACTGCCAGAGTCTTGGTCTCGGCCGACTTCGTGCCCTGCGTCAGGCGTACGGGCCCGATCGTGTAGCGACCCGGAGCATCGGCGGTGAAGCGGAAGACGAAGGCGTAGCGCACGTCCTTGCGCTGCGTCACCTGGCCATTGATGATCTGCATGAAGCTCGAGATCTGCGGCCGCGCCTGCACGAACTCGAGCTTCCCGGCCGCCGGCGGATCCACCTGCACCTCCGGCTGCGGCTCCTCATCGAACCCGTCGGCCACAACCTGCAGATCGATCGGCGCCTGAACGTAGTAAGGCCCCTGCGTAACCTGGATCACCGCCGTCTGCGCCAGCGCCTCGGCAGCAAGCGAAACAAGCGCGAACGCAACAATGGCGGCGCGCAAAGTGCCCCCGATGCAAGGCGCATGGCGAGCAGCGACCCGAAGCGGGCTGGACTGCAGGGAGCGCGCAGCCATGCAACGCGGCAGACGGGATGCTCTGCGCGTCGCCATCACCAGTCCTTTTCGACGGGGTCGTATCTCTGCTCCGCCGCCCGATCCTTGTCCGCCCGCCGCTTGGCGTCGCGATCGCGAATGCCCTGCAGGAGCTGCGCAGGGTCGGCAGCTTCCTGCCCGCCCTGCTGCTGTTGCTGCTGCTGTCCGCCCTGCTGTTGCTGCTGCTGTTCCTGCTCCTGTTGCTCCTGCTGCTGTTGCTCCTGCTGCTGTTGCTGCTCGTCCTGCTGCTGCTGTTCCTGCTGCTCCTGCGGCGGCTGCAGCAGGCGCAGCGCCTCGGCGAGCGACTGCACCGCCGCGTTCTGCTGCTCGCGCACCTGCCGAAACGCCGGCGGGTTCACCGACAGGCCCTGCGCCGCACCGTCCATCTGCGTCTTGGCGGTGGTCACGTGATCGGCAGCTTGCGCGAGACGCTGCGGGAAGTCCTCCGGCACCTGGCCCTGCGCCTCGGGCGGGATCGGCTGCTGCGACTGCTCGCGCAGCGCATCGGCTATGGGTCTGGCCGTCTGCGACAGCGTCTCCTGCCGCGCGCCCAGCGGGCCGGCGCGGTCGGCGTAGTCCTTGTCGGGCGCGGCGGCGGCGAGCGCCGACACTTCCTCGGTGGAGTCGCCGAGCTCGACCTGCCGGCGCGCCAGCTCCTGCAGATGCTCGATGACGGAGAAGAACAGCCGGCGCAGATCCTCGATGCGTTCGACCGCCGTCCGCACCGCCACGCGCGCCGGCTGCCAGTCCACCGCGCCGCTGGATGCGGCAGCCGCGGCCTGCGACAGCTGCGCGGCGGCGTCATCCATCGCGGTGCGTGCCGCCGACAGCAGCGGCTTGGCCAGCTCCAGACGCTGCTTCTCCATCGCCGCCTGCTGATCCACAGGTGGCGCCGGCGCTTGCGGATCGCTTCCCTGCTGCTGCGCAGCTTCGGCCGCCGCTGCTGCCGACTGCGCAGCGGACAGCTGCTCTTCGAGCGTCTGCTCGGCGCGCCGGCCGCGATCGATGTTCGATTGCTGCACCTCGAGCGCCAGCGGCGCGTACTCGGCAAGCGCCTGCTCCGATACCGGCTCCTTGGGCGAGAGCACTGCCTCGATCCGCTGCTCGTCCTGCGCAAGCAACTCGACCAGGCGCTCGAAGTCGAGGAAACGCTCGCGCGCCGACGCCAGCGACTGCACCGCGCGGTACTGGTGCTCGAGCGATTCCTGCACGCGGCCGCTCTCCAGCGGCGGCTTGGCCTCGACCAGACTGGCGACGGCCTTGCCCAGATGCGGCTCGGCCTCGCGCACGCGCTCGACGAACCGCTCCTGCTCGGGCGCAAGAGGCTGCCCGGAATTCTTCTGCGCGTCGGCCTGCGACAGGCCCGCGACGAACTGGTAGTGGAGCTGCTCGACGCGCTCGCGCATGTCGCCGGCGCTGTCGGCAAGGAAATCGTTGGTGAGCCATTTCTGCGGCTCGATCTCGGACGTGCCGGCATCGATGGCGGCCTTGGCGCCCGACAGCCGCGCCGTCTCGAGCGTGTCCTGGATGAGCACGTCCAGGACCTGCACGGGATCGAGAAGCTGATCGCGCGCGCGCTTGAGCTCGGTCAGCACCGCCGAGGCCGACCGGTACGCGCCTTCGCCTTCGAGGCGGCGAAGGCGGCCGCGGGCCTGGCCGATGCGCTCGCGCGCACGATGCATGTACTCGAGCACGCCCGTCAGCTGCGAGGCGCGCATGGCATCCTCGGGCGTCTGCTGATCGGCGGGCTTGGCCGAAAGAGTGTCGCGTTCGCGGCCGGCGCGGTCGCTCAGGTCTTCGGCCGAGGCGCCCAGCTCGAGCTGGCGCGCGGCGAGCGCGCGATACGCACGGCGCAGCTTCTCGTCCGCCTGCGCATCGGCAGCATCGGGCTGCTGCATCGTCTCGCGAAGGCCGGCCAGAAACGTTCGCTGCTCTTCCATGAGCGCCATCAGCTCATCGAGCAGCGACTTCTCCTTCTTCTTGGCGAGCGAGTCGCCGAGCACCAGCGCGCGGCGCAGGACCAGCTCGAGGTTGTAGCGCGCGTCCTGGTCCTTCTCGTTCAGCGCCACCGCGTCGCGGAACCAGGCGGCGGCGCGCTCGAGCGACGCCAACGCTTCCTCGGGCTGCGCTTCCAGCTTGGAGTCGGCAAGGCGCGTCTCGACGATGCCGAGGTTGTAGGTGGCCGTTGCGCGCAGTTCGTTGTCGAGACGGGCCTTGCTGCGTGCGCTTTCGAGCAGCTCTGCCGCGCCAGCCAGATCGCCCGCATCGAGCCTGGCAAGACCTTCGTTGTAGATCTCGCGCGGCGGCCGCAGGTCCTCGGGCGGCCCCGGCGGCTCTCCGGCGCCGTCGGCCGCGCCCGTTCCTGCGGGGTCTGCGGCCTCGCCTTCGGCCGCCGTGGCCGCGCCGTCCTCGACGGTCAGGCCCGGCTCGGGCGCGGCCGGCTGCGGCTGCGCGTGCACCGGCATGGCCAGTGCAACGAGGACGGCTGCCGCGGCAGCTGCCGCAGTGGTTGCGGCGGCGGCGCGCGCGCGTCGAGCGCGTCCGCTCGAGGACGCGGTGACCGAGGCGACGAGAAACATCAGGGCCAGCAGCACGCACCACTGGTAGGCCTCGTTGCGGATGGTGCGGTTCTGGCCGTCGAGCTCGCCGCGCGTCAGGCTGGCGATGTGGCGGTCGTAGATCGATTGGAGGTCGAGAACACCGGTGCCGGCCGGAATGTAGGCGCCGCCGGTGGCCAGCGCGATCTCGCGCAGCAGCTCGCCGTCCAGCCGACTGATCACCGGCTTGCCC carries:
- a CDS encoding BatD family protein, whose translation is MRAAIVAFALVSLAAEALAQTAVIQVTQGPYYVQAPIDLQVVADGFDEEPQPEVQVDPPAAGKLEFVQARPQISSFMQIINGQVTQRKDVRYAFVFRFTADAPGRYTIGPVRLTQGTKSAETKTLAVTVGEVPEAQGQRFRLVIPQERIFVGERVPVTVEWWTESGLAERLFNQTMHVPLFERTNEFQFIDTERPPSRIVLNVNTAGGAVDFPADVRQVNEGGKQWVIRSVTRTMIPVVAGTFALPAATLLVDEATGWRRDFFGSRVPTQTRKLRVTADARTLVIEQVPAAGRPPSFAGAIGEGFTLDVSADRTVLQAGDPVKLTLTLRGAGSLESAALPPLSSAGLSPKQFRVPDSTLSGVLEEGAKKFEATVRVVDPSVREIPAIEYSWFDPKTASYQTTRSQPIALSVRAAEVVGAGDVVSAAPQAEPQEEDQPAADEKAEEETKERRTFTLTGADLSIETDRSRLTAASTSALAAPAVRWIAYALGLLALLIGLLVHRRRQIDPEQARLARLLRTERSHVADAATAREVGDALRRMAAANPAARPADLDAVLRSCDEIVFAPGGGSAPVPGDLRSRAVAAADQMVKP
- a CDS encoding VWA domain-containing protein; this encodes MDFRFAEPGWGMLLWVVLAFTALLLWLDARAGGALTRFLSPAMQARLVRAPSTTRRRTSIVLLGLSFTCMVLALMRPQWGVQFVATPRVGAEIMVALDVSNSMLAEDVAPNRLERAKAELRDLLTYLQGDSVGLIAFAGRATVLAPLTPDFSFLRLVLDSAGPRSVSRGGTRLEEPIRKAVAGFAGAGAVSRSIILITDGEDHDSFPLEAAKEAAERGVKILAIGFGDENGSEIRITDPKTGARKPLRDASGKPVISRLDGELLREIALATGGAYIPAGTGVLDLQSIYDRHIASLTRGELDGQNRTIRNEAYQWCVLLALMFLVASVTASSSGRARRARAAAATTAAAAAAAVLVALAMPVHAQPQPAAPEPGLTVEDGAATAAEGEAADPAGTGAADGAGEPPGPPEDLRPPREIYNEGLARLDAGDLAGAAELLESARSKARLDNELRATATYNLGIVETRLADSKLEAQPEEALASLERAAAWFRDAVALNEKDQDARYNLELVLRRALVLGDSLAKKKEKSLLDELMALMEEQRTFLAGLRETMQQPDAADAQADEKLRRAYRALAARQLELGASAEDLSDRAGRERDTLSAKPADQQTPEDAMRASQLTGVLEYMHRARERIGQARGRLRRLEGEGAYRSASAVLTELKRARDQLLDPVQVLDVLIQDTLETARLSGAKAAIDAGTSEIEPQKWLTNDFLADSAGDMRERVEQLHYQFVAGLSQADAQKNSGQPLAPEQERFVERVREAEPHLGKAVASLVEAKPPLESGRVQESLEHQYRAVQSLASARERFLDFERLVELLAQDEQRIEAVLSPKEPVSEQALAEYAPLALEVQQSNIDRGRRAEQTLEEQLSAAQSAAAAAEAAQQQGSDPQAPAPPVDQQAAMEKQRLELAKPLLSAARTAMDDAAAQLSQAAAAASSGAVDWQPARVAVRTAVERIEDLRRLFFSVIEHLQELARRQVELGDSTEEVSALAAAAPDKDYADRAGPLGARQETLSQTARPIADALREQSQQPIPPEAQGQVPEDFPQRLAQAADHVTTAKTQMDGAAQGLSVNPPAFRQVREQQNAAVQSLAEALRLLQPPQEQQEQQQQDEQQQQQEQQQQEQQEQEQQQQQQGGQQQQQQQGGQEAADPAQLLQGIRDRDAKRRADKDRAAEQRYDPVEKDW